A genomic window from Sulfurimonas paralvinellae includes:
- a CDS encoding (2Fe-2S) ferredoxin domain-containing protein: MGIPQPAFYIFKCEQSAPPGMPKPSCVTPQTQDLFQYLAQSLMKEGIMGTVQPIRTSCMNRCQMGPVMLVEPGHTMYAGLTKEKIDKIVQEHIIGGNVVEEYVIDKEMWDEPISPADMKKQMGM; encoded by the coding sequence ATGGGAATTCCACAACCGGCATTTTATATCTTCAAGTGTGAGCAGTCTGCTCCTCCGGGTATGCCAAAACCATCATGTGTCACACCGCAAACACAGGATCTTTTCCAATATCTTGCACAATCTTTGATGAAAGAGGGCATTATGGGAACGGTACAGCCAATTCGTACTTCATGCATGAATCGCTGTCAAATGGGCCCTGTAATGCTTGTTGAGCCGGGTCATACAATGTACGCAGGTTTAACTAAAGAAAAAATTGATAAAATTGTACAAGAACATATCATTGGCGGTAACGTAGTTGAAGAGTATGTTATCGATAAAGAGATGTGGGACGAGCCAATCAGCCCTGCTGATATGAAAAAACAGATGGGAATGTAG
- the panD gene encoding aspartate 1-decarboxylase, whose amino-acid sequence MTIEMLYSKIHRATVTDANLNYVGSITIDEELLEASKMRVGQKVEILNINNGERFSTYIILGERGKRDICLNGAAARKVHKGDKIIIVAYATYDEKELADYKPKVVLLNDDNNIDAIHDEI is encoded by the coding sequence ATGACAATAGAGATGTTGTACAGTAAAATCCATCGCGCTACCGTAACAGATGCCAACTTAAACTATGTCGGCTCTATCACGATAGATGAAGAACTTTTAGAAGCTTCGAAGATGCGTGTTGGACAAAAAGTAGAGATACTCAACATAAACAACGGTGAGCGTTTCTCTACTTACATTATCCTCGGTGAACGCGGTAAACGTGATATCTGTCTCAATGGTGCAGCAGCGCGTAAAGTTCATAAAGGTGACAAGATCATCATCGTTGCGTATGCGACCTATGATGAAAAAGAGTTGGCGGATTATAAGCCAAAAGTCGTTCTTTTGAACGATGACAACAATATAGACGCAATCCACGACGAGATCTAA